One genomic region from Quercus robur chromosome 4, dhQueRobu3.1, whole genome shotgun sequence encodes:
- the LOC126723302 gene encoding uncharacterized protein LOC126723302 isoform X4 produces the protein MASTSIQTVPSPITSAFSKPQPKYDVFLSFRGEDTRCTFTDHLYRALEYKRIIAFRDDKELEMGKPISLELLEAIEKSTVAVIIFSKNYASSTWCLEELAKIVECRDRGIILRVLPIFYYVEPTDVRHQKNTFAEAFAKHEKRFEENPTKVQKWKTALTNVASLSGRHLKDGVPEANFIQNIVEWIDLKLNEKRSNDTEDGLVGISSRVEEMISYLDLESTDVHFIGICEKSGMGKTTLARAVFDKILKQFEASSFLENVREESKAHGLKTLQERLLCDIGKGGLRVKDVHKGMQVISDILHNKKVLIVVDDVSERSQLETLVGKRDLFGKGSRIIVTTEDRDLLASYEIKIVYKARGLNEVEALQLFSLNAFHKPHCENDFLEYCNNFVEYAQRIPLVLKVLGSYLYTRTKNEWESALNQLIRAIPHEKTTKKLRIAFDGLGADEKKLFLDIACFFQGEEKNRIADILESYFSGINPIKNLIDKSLITLVVGEKLWMHNLLQQMGWEIVSEASDEAGERSRLWHCDDVLDVLKNNTGTKHIEGMLLRLPPDDEEELNAESFSKMNKLRLLKICKVRLSCLSYLSNELCWLEWHDYPLESLPNSFQPGELVELIMHRSCLQQLPSEFSKLGKLKLIDLSDSQNLTRTPDFTGFSNIERLNFQGCTRLHELHPSVGGLKRLILLNLKYCKCLENLPSELNLESLKTLILSGCSRFKKFPRIGRNMRSLLKLYLDGTAIEELPPTIGRLTGLTLLNLQDCKNLKSFPSDIHSLTSLGILTLSGCKCQPPKAGHLLGLSPIGSSIGATRTFPRLILFLFLSFLAWRYTYLRIPIFATTALSTYCFHNARHPEPGPINLLLSNSFSKLSTLVTLSLSDCNLLALPDDPSCLLSIEYLNLSKNNFICLPDYTSRLSKLKILFLDYCSKLKSLPNVPLSTRLVSVQGCTALENYSNQVVVWTLGVAGFTIITCLGLAEDEDGTIVEVSLLDIHLLWQRYVKDQIHQMEGFCHVLPQNEIPEWFKHQRFGSFGPIPLPSNLFSNKNWKGIALCVIFVVPAHSNDVSPGEDTKYFHEFYCLLDKYGDLIAFKVPKETYVGSFGLWLYISHARFRKHLDGGSCFTPFIGTDSPDIEINMCGARILYKQDMGEFLQNLGQKIVGSPNDLRGELNSHSHSQLSRLYQIASPPRWFAYQNGPAIKTQLPADLHDHSRWRPTPVTELLPSNETIQGECTSRETIFSNQVMAAGTSKKVIAAGTSKSSSQGSLYLGKISSSLECWLKHRPHLQDRYEGPGTFNQCLPQSEIPGWFKSENIARSSSVTIQLPLNLYDNPEWMGFAFCAVFSFQKHPISVHMKDSGFSFIIVCHLKTNLGCMNPLYGISEEDVIISLHQRAFLWVSFIPSGFLSPKWSRCTSVEFSFVSDNSDVSALKCGVDLVYRQKLEFTRIMVQCITSHDGPFTSYERFPFYHPDQFSGSDGSRGTSGHYSYEQFYKTAALDRYNNHSIFDQCILQSEISEWFSHDSLSSDLSPKFDFHPSTLYNFCFPPSKIQDWFSHPNHGHSVTIDLPSNLYHDSNWMGLVLYASFSINGDPNIIFSNLASGKSHFLYCQCQTSMANVDNQKIAFSTNKEEITWLLNLGEFIWICYVPGKPFKNMLRHCSHIEASFESDWLGVIVQNCALQLLYQHDQVQFEQELKYCNKLISENRQLVCKQQEDQKKINEQYHVDKGLQRKIFSNNNIDFEVKIFPRLIEQPETNDETEIQLGQSDLLENQEKVDTSKELTKISGEHLEKGPYDLLQKMDREIIREESEEPGRCITANKLLCKFGEESNYTGKQRQPIEMDAKQKRNYALENIEYEASSTTTSTSSSLSPSSSFDIAAGDEDLSSIGGHRSCSLDLPPFFHNQKSFRFEGTYGEFDFICRSLGLSGIDDFSIPTADWEAHRSKSDLATRLRNNLASSTSTPTPSRLKPAQPVKLDEVRVRVGSVTAGPSQGIKGARPPVLAPPPVAGRSVAVDSTSTWELLKSSAPLEDEVVAPNTTRLGGYAETTSSSSSSSVFSEEEDKKQNENENDIGIVRATNVIPVYSFSPRGKLRRSISSWQKGELLGSGSFGTVYEGYTEDGFFFAVKEVSFLDQGSQGKQSVSYLEQEISLLKQFEHENIVQYLGTEKDGSRIYIFLELVTKGSLASLYQKYRLRDSQVSAYTRQILNGLKYLHDKKVIHRDIKCSNILVDASGSVKLADFGSLAKVTKLNDIKSCIGTPFWMAPEVVNLKNRPYGLAADIWSLGCTVLEMLTRQHPYSPLEGVQALFTIGKGKPPLVPDSLSRDARDFILKCLQVNPNDRPTATQLLDHPFVTRPQNSFGPASPPNSIQL, from the exons ATGGCATCCACCAGCATTCAAACTGTCCCATCCCCTATTACCTCTGCTTTTTCTAAACCCCAACCGAAATATGACGTTTTCCTCAGTTTTAGAGGAGAAGACACCCGTTGTACGTTTACCGACCATCTATATCGTGCTTTGgaatataaaaggattattgcCTTCAGGGACGATAAAGAACTTGAGATGGGAAAGCCCATTTCGCTGGAACTCTTGGAAGCAATCGAGAAATCGACGGTTGCGGTCatcattttctctaaaaattatGCATCTTCCACATGGTGTTTGGAAGAACTTGCAAAGATTGTTGAATGCAGGGATAGAGGGATAATATTGAGAGTGTTGCCCATTTTCTACTATGTGGAACCTACTGACGTGCGACATCAGAAGAACACTTTTGCAGAGGCCTTTGCAAAACATGAAAAGCGTTTCGAGGAGAACCCAACAAAGGTGCAGAAGTGGAAAACTGCTTTAACAAATGTGGCCAGTCTCTCTGGAAGGCATTTGAAGGATGG ggtgCCTGAGGCAAACTTTatccaaaacattgttgaatggatagatttgaaattgaatgaGAAACGTTCAAATGATACTGAAGATGGTCTTGTGGGAATAAGCTCTCGTGTTGAGGAAATGATTTCATATTTAGATCTGGAATCAACTGATGTTCACTTTATTGGAATATGTGAGAAGAGTGGTATGGGCAAGACAACTCTTGCACGAGCTGTTTTTGATAAGATTCTTAAACAATTTGAAGCTTCTAGTTTTCTCGAAAATGTTAGAGAGGAATCTAAAGCACATGGTTTAAAGACTTTACAAGAACGACTCCTTTGTGATATAGGAAAAGGGGGATTAAGGGTAAAGGATGTGCATAAGGGAATGCAAGTTATCAGCGATATACTGCATAACAAAAAGGTTcttattgttgttgatgatgtgaGTGAAAGAAGTCAATTAGAAACATTAGTAGGGAAGCGTGATTTGTTTGGCAAAGGAAGTAGAATCATTGTAACTACTGAAGACAGAGATTTGTTGGCAAGTtatgaaattaaaattgtatataagGCTAGAGGACTAAATGAAGTCGAAGCTCTACAACTTTTTAGTCTGAATGCCTTCCACAAACCTCATTGTGAGAATGATTTCTTGGAatattgcaacaattttgtTGAGTATGCTCAGAGAATTCCTTTGGTTCTTAAAGTTTTGGGTTCCTATTTGTATACTAGAACAAAAAATGAATGGGAAAGTGCTCTGAATCAGCTAATAAGAGCAATACCCCATGAAAAAACTACTAAGAAACTTAGAATTGCTTTTGATGGATTGGGGGCAGAtgagaaaaaactatttttagatattgcatgtttcttcCAAGGGGAGGAGAAGAATCGCATTGCTGATATACTAGAATCTTACTTCTCAGGCattaatccaataaaaaatctCATCGACAAATCTCTAATTACTCTTGTAGTGGGGGAAAAATTGTGGATGCATAATTTATTACAACAAATGGGTTGGGAAATTGTTAGTGAGGCATCAGATGAAGCTGGAGAACGTAGTAGGTTGTGGCATTGTGATGACGTCCTTGATGTATTAAAGAACAATACT GGAACAAAACATATAGAAGGCATGCTATTAAGATTGCCTccagatgatgaagaagaattGAATGCTGAATCATTCTCAAAGATGAATAAACTAAGATTGCTCAAAATTTGTAAGGTGCGCCTTTCTTGCCTCAGTTATCTTTCTAATGAGTTATGTTGGTTGGAATGGCATGATTATCCTTTGGAATCATTGCCTAATAGTTTTCAGCCTGGCGAACTTGTTGAGCTCATTATGCATCGCAGTTGTCTTCAGCAACTTCCAAGTGAATTTAGT AAGTTGGGAAAGCTAAAGCTCATTGACTTGAGTGACTCCCAAAACTTAACCCGAACTCCTGACTTCACTGGATTCTCAAATATTGAGAGGCTGAATTTCCAAGGTTGTACAAGATTGCATGAGTTGCACCCTTCTGTTGGAGGTCTTAAAAGACTTATTCTATTAAAtctaaaatattgtaaatgtcTTGAGAACCTTCCATCTGAGCTCAATTTGGAATCTCTTAAAACTTTAATTCTATCTGGCTGTTCAAGATTTAAGAAATTTCCCCGTATTGGGAGAAACATGAGAAGCTTGTTGAAGCTTTATTTGGATGGGACTGCCATTGAAGAACTACCACCAACAATCGGGCGTCTAACTGGCCTGACCTTATTGAATCTTCAAGACTGCAAAAACCTTAAGAGTTTTCCGAGTGACATTCATAGTTTGACATCGCTTGGAATTCTCACTCTATCAGGATGTAAGTGTCAACCACCAAAAGCAGGGCATTTGCTTGGGCTCTCTCCTATTGGATCCTCAATTGGTGCCACCCGCACTTTTCCACGactaattttatttctttttctatctttccTAGCATGGCGATACACCTATCTCAGAATTCCTATATTTGCTACAACTGCTTTGTCAACATATTGTTTCCACAATGCCCGGCATCCTGAACCAGGGCCCATCAACCTGTTGTTGTCTAATTCGTTTTCAAAATTAAGCACTTTGGTAACTCTAAGTCTAAGTGATTGCAATCTGTTGGCACTCCCTGATGACCCTAGCTGCTTGTTGTCAATAGAGTATTtgaatttgagcaaaaataattttatatgctTGCCCGATTACACTTCTCGACTTTCAAAGCTCAAAATTCTTTTCTTGGATTATTGTAGCAAGCTTAAATCATTGCCAAATGTTCCATTAAGTACAAGGTTAGTTTCAGTACAAGGATGTACTGCGCttgaaaattattcaaatcaaGTTGTTGTATGGACTTTGGGTGTAGCAGGATTCACTATTATTACTTGCCTTGGCTTGGCCGAGGATGAAGATGGCACAATTGTTGAGGTTTCTTTGCTAGACATACACCTATTATGGCAAAGATACGTGAAG gatcaaattcatcaaatggaAGGCTTTTGCCATGTTTTACCTCAAAATGAAATTCCAGAGTGGTTCAAGCATCAGAGGTTTGGGTCATTTGGACCAATCCCACTACCTTCAAATCTCTTTAGTAATAAAAATTGGAAAGGAATCGCTCTATGTGTCATTTTTGTAGTTCCAGCACATTCGAACGACGTTTCTCCTGGAGAGGATACAAAATACTTTCATGAGTTTTATTGTCTTTTGGACAAATATGGAGATCTTATAGCTTTCAAGGTTCCTAAGGAAACATATGTTGGTTCATTTGGACTTTGGCTATATATATCGCATGCGAGGTTTAGAAAACATTTAGACGGAGGGAGTTGCTTTACCCCTTTCATTGGAACCGACAGCCCGGATATTGAGATTAATATGTGTGGTGCACGTATTCTATATAAGCAAGATATGGGAGAATTTCTACAGAACTTAGGCCAAAAAATTGTTGGGAGTCCTAATGACCTCCGTGGAGAGCTTAactcacactcacactcacaGCTTTCAAGATTGTATCAG ATTGCGTCTCCACCACGCTGGTTTGCTTATCAAAATGGGCCCGCCATAAAAACGCAGTTACCTGCAGATTTGCATGATCATTCAAGGTG GAGGCCTACCCCCGTGACAGAGCTTCTACCAAGTAATGAAACTATACAAGGGGAGTGTACTTCACGagaaacaatattttcaaatcAAGTAATGGCTGCAGGCACCTCAAAAAAAGTAATAGCTGCAGGCACTTCAAAAAGTTCAAGTCAAGGGTCTCTTTATTTAGGCAAGATATCAAGCAGCCTTGAATGTTGGTTAAAACATAGGCCACATTTgcag GACCGCTACGAGGGCCCTGGTACTTTCAATCAATGTTTGCCTCAAAGTGAAATCCCAGGGTGGttcaaatctgaaaatattGCTAGATCCTCATCAGTAACAATTCAGCTACCTCTAAATTTGTATGACAATCCTGAGTGGATGGGATTTGCATTTTGTGCTGTTTTCTCGTTTCAAAAGCATCCTATTTCCGTTCATATGAAAGATTCAggattttcttttatcatcgtTTGTCATTTGAAGACCAACTTGGGTTGTATGAATCCATTATATGGCATCAGTGAAGAGGACGTAATAATATCATTACACCAACGGGCATTCCTTTGGGTATCATTCATTCCATCTGGGTTTCTTTCACCCAAATGGAGTCGATGCACTTCGGTTGAATTCTCATTTGTGAGCGATAATTCGGATGTGTCGGCGCTAAAGTGCGGGGTCGATCTTGTATACCGGCAAAAATTGGAATTTACTCGTATAATGGTACAATGCATAACCTCACACGATGGTCCTTTCACATCGTATGAAAGATTTCCCTTTTATCATCCTGATCAATTCAGTGGCAGTGACGGCTCTAGGGGAACTTCTGGTCACTATTCTTATGAGCAATTCTACAAAACTGCCGCCTTG GACCGTTATAACAATCATAGTATTTTCGATCAATGTATTCTTCAAAGTGAAATCTCAGAGTGGTTCAGCCATGACTCGCTATCGTCAGATTTGTCACCTAAGTTT GACTTTCATCCATCCACtttgtataatttttgtttcCCTCCAAGTAAAATTCAAGACTGGTTTAGTCATCCGAATCATGGACACTCAGTGACAATTGACCTACCCTCAAATTTGTACCACGATAGTAATTGGATGGGACTTGTTCTGTATGCTTCTTTCTCCATCAATGGGGATCCAAACATCATCTTTAGCAATCTGGCATCAGGAAAATCTCACTTCCTATATTGTCAATGCCAAACAAGTATGGCTAATGTTGATAATCAGAAAATTGCTTTCTCCACCAATAAAGAAGAAATCACGTGGTTACTTAATCTAGGTGAATTCATTTGGATATGCTACGTACCAGGAAAGCCATTTAAGAATATGTTGCGACACTGCAGCCACATTGAGGCCTCATTTGAGAGTGATTGGTTAGGCGTGATAGTGCAGAATTGTGCGTTACAACTTTTGTACCAGCACGATCAAGTGCAGTTTGAGCAAGAACTAAAATACTGCAACAAATTGATTTCAGAGAATCGACAGCTTGTTTGTAAACAACAAGAggatcaaaaaaaaataaatgaacaatACCATGTTGATAAAGGacttcaaagaaaaatcttttctaataataatattgactTTGAAGTTAAAATATTTCCAAGGCTAATTGAACAACCGGAGACTAATGATGAAACTGAGATTCAACTTGGCCAAAGTGACCTGCTG GAGAACCAAGAGAAGGTGGACACTTCAAAAGAACTGACCAAAATCTCTGGAGAGCATTTAGAGAAAGG TCCTTATGATTTACTACAAAAAATGGATCGAGAAATTATCCGTGAGGAATCAGAGGAACCTGGAAGATGCATTACGgcaaataaattattatgtaaATTTGGAGAAGAAAGTAATTATACAGGTAAGCAGAGGCAACCAATTGAAATGGACGCAAAGCAAAAGCGAAACTACGCCTTAGAGAACATCGAATACGAGGCCTCGTCCACCACCACTTCCACCTCTTCTTCTTTAAGTCCTTCTTCCTCGTTCGACATCGCCGCCGGCGACGAAGACTTGTCGTCTATAGGCGGCCATCGAAGTTGCTCTCTCGACCTTCCTCCATTTTTTCACAACCAAAAGAGCTTCAGATTCGAAGGCACATATGGCGAATTCGACTTCATTTGTCGCTCTTTGGGCCTTTCCGGGATCGACGACTTCTCTATCCCCACCGCTGATTGGGAAGCCCACCGCTCCAAATCCGACCTCGCCACTCGCCTCCGCAACAATCTCGCTTCTTCTACTTCTACTCCTACTCCTTCGCGGCTCAAACCGGCTCAACCGGTAAAGCTCGATGAGGTTAGGGTTAGGGTGGGTTCTGTCACTGCGGGACCTAGTCAAGGAATCAAAGGAGCTCGGCCGCCGGTCCTCGCTCCTCCGCCTGTGGCGGGGCGGTCGGTGGCGGTTGATTCCACCTCAACTTGGGAGCTTTTGAAGTCCTCTGCTCCACTTGAAGACGAAGTCGTAGCACCTAACACTACGCGTTTGGGAGGGTACGCTGAAACGAcaagctcttcttcttcttcttcggtTTTTTCGGAAGAAGAGGATAAGAAGCAGAACGAGAATGAGAATGATATCGGGATTGTTCGCGCAACGAATGTGATTCCAGTGTATAGTTTTTCGCCGAGAGGGAAATTGAGACGGAGTATTAGTTCGTGGCAAAAGggtgagcttcttggaagtggCTCTTTCGGAACCGTCTATGAGGGCTACACTGAGGATGGCTTCTTTTTTGCTGTAAAGGAGGTTTCATTCCTGGATCAAGGAAGCCAGGGCAAGCAGAGCGTTTCCTACCTTGAGCAGGAGATTTCACTTTTAAAGCAATTTGAACATGAGAATATAGTTCAGTATCTTGGCACGGAAAAGGATGGAAGTAGGATTTATATCTTCCTTGAGCTCGTAACAAAAGGGTCACTTGCCAGTCTTTATCAAAAGTATCGCTTGAGGGATTCTCAAGTCTCTGCTTACACAAGACAGATTTTGAATGGATTGAAGTATCTTCATGATAAGAAAGTGATCCACAGGGACATCAAATGTTCTAATATATTGGTGGATGCAAGTGGATCTGTAAAACTTGCAGATTTTGGGTCCTTAGCAAAGGTAACCAAATTGAATGATATTAAGTCTTGCATAGGGACTCCATTCTGGATGGCACCTGAGGTTGTTAATTTAAAAAACCGTCCCTACGGGCTTGCAGCTGATATATGGAGCCTTGGATGCACTGTGCTGGAGATGTTAACGCGTCAACATCCATACTCTCCCTTGGAAGGCGTGCAAGCATTGTTTACGATTGGCAAGGGTAAACCTCCTCTAGTTCCTGATTCCTTGTCAAGAGATGCCCGAGATTTCATCCTCAAATGCCTACAAGTTAACCCAAATGATCGGCCTACAGCAACTCAGCTATTGGATCATCCATTTGTGACTAGACCTCAAAATTCCTTTGGACCTGCTTCTCCTCCCAACAGCATACAGTTATAA